From a region of the Pseudomonadaceae bacterium SI-3 genome:
- a CDS encoding ArgP/LysG family DNA-binding transcriptional regulator (specific inhibitor of chromosomal initiation of replication in vitro; inds the three 13-mers in the origin (oriC) to block initiation of replication; also controls genes involved in arginine transport), with amino-acid sequence MILDPKQTEAFRTVIKTGSFEQAALRLHLTPPAISQRVRALESTLGSALVVRSRPCRPTETGQRLMQYLKRATLLEADLMAELAERSDAPLVVVAALNADSLGTWFFPALAEVLIKERVLLDLTVEDQDHTYSLLETGLAIGCISTEPKPMRGCTASPLGSMRYRLVASAAFRQQYFPNGLNRNAARKAPVVAYTNKDRLTSSFLLRQLGLPEGAYPCHYVPGAEPRFNAIRYGLGYGMVPQPLLQDALAEGIVVDLAVDAPLDISLYWHTWKVQSPRMESLSRQIIEAAPKILARPEGA; translated from the coding sequence TTGATTCTCGACCCCAAGCAGACCGAAGCCTTCCGCACCGTGATCAAGACGGGCAGTTTCGAGCAAGCGGCCCTGCGCCTGCATCTGACACCGCCTGCGATATCGCAGCGGGTGCGCGCCTTGGAAAGTACCTTGGGCAGCGCGCTGGTTGTACGTAGCCGGCCTTGCCGCCCCACGGAAACCGGTCAGCGGCTGATGCAATACCTCAAGCGCGCCACGCTGCTGGAAGCGGATCTGATGGCAGAGCTTGCCGAACGTAGCGATGCCCCGCTGGTGGTCGTCGCGGCACTCAATGCCGATAGTCTTGGTACCTGGTTCTTTCCAGCTCTAGCCGAGGTGCTGATCAAGGAGCGCGTACTGTTGGACCTCACCGTCGAAGATCAGGACCACACCTACAGCCTGCTGGAAACCGGCCTTGCCATCGGCTGTATTAGCACCGAACCCAAGCCCATGCGCGGCTGCACGGCCAGCCCGCTGGGGAGCATGCGCTATCGCCTGGTGGCGTCCGCCGCCTTTCGGCAGCAGTACTTTCCCAACGGCCTGAACCGCAATGCCGCGCGCAAGGCGCCAGTGGTCGCCTACACCAACAAGGACCGCCTCACCTCTTCGTTCCTACTGCGGCAGCTGGGCCTGCCCGAGGGCGCCTACCCTTGCCACTACGTGCCTGGCGCCGAGCCACGCTTCAATGCGATCCGCTACGGGCTGGGCTATGGCATGGTGCCGCAGCCGTTGCTGCAGGATGCACTGGCCGAGGGCATCGTGGTCGACCTGGCCGTGGACGCGCCGCTTGACATCTCACTTTACTGGCACACCTGGAAGGTGCAGTCGCCGCGCATGGAAAGCCTGTCCCGCCAGATCATCGAAGCGGCGCCGAAAATCCTTGCGCGGCCCGAGGGGGCTTGA
- a CDS encoding hybrid sensor histidine kinase/response regulator: MLVLILLPSTVLAVALGIYFTWMQLSEMRHQLDARGQLIAEQLAPLAAPAMAQGYGKRLQRILNQVLDQPDVRAVSILDAERNLQAHAGPNMITPSPPTDPEALTQVSSVDTTRILLPVLGKHLNLAEDNPDNDLRLIGWLELELSHQGTLLRGYRSLFASLLLIGAGLIITALLALRMSTAISKPLHRVKVAVAQLKDGHLETRLPALGSHEMDEVAAGINRMAEALLAAREELQQSIDQATEDVQQNLETIEIQNIELDLARKEALEASRIKSEFLANMSHEIRTPLNGILGFTHLLQKSDLTPRQQDYLSTIEKSADSLLGIINEILDFSKIEAGKLVLDNIPFNLRDLIEDTLTILGPAAHQKHLELVSLVYRDTPLSLVGDPLRLKQVLTNLVSNAIKFTNEGTVIVRAMVEDERSDRAQLRISVQDTGIGLTDQDLRALFQAFSQADNSLSRQPGGTGLGLVISKRLIEQMGGEIGVDSIPEEGSEFWISLSLPKARDDIEDLPRAALLGRKVGLLDQHPLTRQALQHQLESCGMEVLPFDSLDQLQAAVFEAHTSDKPIEIAVLGVTHREIAPQQLCLRLWEFEGLGCKCIVLCPTSEQAQYHEALPESHTHAQLQSKPACTRKLQRVLLDLLRPPQTMIENVAVPETRPPRVLCVDDNPANLLLLETLLTDMGGEVEAVSSGAEALEAVKHKPFDLVFMDVQMPGMDGRQTTEAIRRWEDDSAQPPMPIVALTAHALSNEKRSLLQSGLDDYLTKPISERQLAQVILKWTGLPLARSFVAAPPETQTPENNLKVLDAEEGLRLAAGKADLAADMLSMLLASLEDDRQVIRETRLANDRQATIDRVHRLHGATRYCGVPQLRAACERSETLLKQNHPSAAQALDELDSAIERLEIEARVV; this comes from the coding sequence GTGCTGGTGCTGATCTTGTTGCCCAGCACGGTGCTAGCCGTGGCGCTGGGCATCTACTTCACCTGGATGCAGCTGTCGGAGATGCGCCATCAGCTCGATGCGCGCGGCCAGCTGATCGCCGAGCAGTTGGCCCCGTTGGCGGCGCCGGCCATGGCGCAGGGCTACGGCAAGCGGCTGCAGCGTATTCTCAATCAGGTGCTGGATCAGCCTGACGTGCGTGCGGTCTCCATCCTCGATGCCGAGCGCAATCTGCAGGCCCATGCCGGGCCAAACATGATCACCCCGTCGCCGCCAACCGATCCCGAAGCGCTGACTCAGGTCAGCAGCGTCGACACCACGCGCATCCTCCTGCCGGTGCTTGGCAAGCATCTGAATCTCGCCGAAGACAATCCCGACAACGACCTCCGCCTGATTGGCTGGCTGGAATTGGAGCTGTCGCACCAAGGCACGCTGCTGCGCGGTTACCGCAGCCTGTTTGCCAGCCTGTTGCTGATCGGCGCAGGGCTGATCATTACTGCCCTGCTGGCGCTGCGCATGAGTACGGCAATCAGCAAGCCGCTGCACAGGGTCAAGGTGGCCGTGGCGCAGCTCAAGGACGGTCACCTGGAGACTCGTTTGCCAGCGCTCGGCAGCCATGAAATGGACGAAGTCGCGGCAGGCATCAACCGTATGGCCGAAGCCTTGCTGGCCGCTCGTGAAGAATTGCAACAGAGCATCGACCAGGCCACCGAAGACGTGCAGCAGAACCTCGAGACCATCGAGATCCAGAACATCGAGCTGGACCTGGCGCGTAAGGAAGCGCTGGAGGCCAGTCGGATCAAGTCCGAGTTCCTGGCCAACATGAGCCACGAAATCCGCACGCCGCTCAACGGCATCCTCGGCTTTACCCATCTGCTGCAGAAAAGCGACCTGACGCCACGCCAGCAGGACTACTTGTCGACCATCGAAAAATCTGCTGACAGCCTGCTCGGGATCATCAACGAGATCCTCGACTTCTCGAAGATCGAGGCTGGCAAGCTGGTCCTCGACAACATCCCGTTCAATTTGCGCGATTTGATCGAGGACACCCTGACCATCCTCGGCCCTGCGGCGCACCAGAAGCATCTGGAGCTGGTTAGCCTGGTCTATCGCGACACGCCGCTGTCGCTGGTCGGCGATCCGCTGCGGCTCAAGCAGGTCCTGACCAACCTGGTCAGCAACGCCATCAAGTTCACCAATGAAGGCACCGTCATCGTCCGTGCGATGGTCGAGGATGAACGCTCCGACCGTGCGCAGTTGCGCATCAGCGTGCAGGACACCGGCATCGGTCTGACCGATCAGGACTTGCGTGCCTTGTTCCAGGCGTTCAGCCAGGCGGACAATTCGCTGTCGCGCCAACCCGGCGGTACCGGCCTCGGGCTGGTGATTTCCAAGCGGCTGATCGAGCAGATGGGCGGGGAAATCGGGGTCGACAGCATTCCTGAAGAGGGCTCCGAATTCTGGATCAGCCTGAGCCTGCCCAAAGCGCGTGACGATATCGAGGATCTGCCGCGCGCAGCGCTGCTCGGGCGCAAGGTCGGCTTGCTTGACCAGCATCCGCTGACACGTCAGGCCCTGCAGCATCAGCTGGAAAGCTGCGGCATGGAGGTGTTGCCGTTCGACAGTCTGGATCAGCTGCAGGCGGCGGTATTCGAGGCGCATACCAGCGATAAACCGATCGAAATAGCCGTGCTCGGCGTGACCCATCGAGAAATCGCACCGCAACAGCTATGCCTGCGGCTCTGGGAGTTCGAAGGGCTGGGCTGCAAATGCATCGTGCTTTGCCCGACCAGCGAGCAGGCGCAGTATCACGAGGCGTTGCCCGAATCGCACACCCATGCCCAGCTGCAAAGCAAGCCGGCCTGTACGCGCAAGTTGCAGCGAGTGCTGCTCGACCTGCTGCGCCCGCCACAGACCATGATCGAGAACGTCGCAGTGCCGGAAACCCGACCGCCACGTGTGCTGTGCGTCGATGACAACCCTGCCAACCTGCTGCTGCTGGAAACCTTGCTGACCGATATGGGCGGTGAAGTCGAAGCGGTGAGCAGCGGCGCCGAAGCATTGGAGGCGGTTAAGCACAAGCCCTTCGATCTGGTGTTCATGGACGTGCAGATGCCTGGCATGGACGGGCGCCAGACCACCGAGGCGATTCGTCGCTGGGAGGACGACAGCGCGCAGCCACCCATGCCGATTGTCGCGCTTACCGCTCACGCGCTGTCCAACGAAAAGCGCTCGCTCTTGCAAAGCGGTCTCGACGATTACCTGACCAAGCCGATCAGCGAGCGGCAGCTGGCCCAGGTGATCTTGAAGTGGACCGGTCTACCGCTGGCGCGCAGCTTTGTCGCAGCCCCCCCCGAGACACAGACGCCGGAAAACAACCTCAAAGTGCTCGATGCGGAAGAGGGATTGCGCCTGGCCGCCGGCAAAGCCGATCTGGCCGCGGACATGCTGAGCATGCTGCTGGCCTCG